Sequence from the Zestosphaera sp. genome:
AGCGTTAGAAGCTATCAGAGCATCAACTAGGAGAGACGTGTTTAGTGGTGAGGGCGTAGACGTGGCTGTAGTGAGGAAAGGTTCTGTCGAGATAAGTACTTACAGCTTGTGGTAGGGGGTTATTTAGTGGCTTTAATAGATAAGGTTAGACTGAAGATTTTAGAAGAGATATACAAGAATATACCTCCCGAGGCAGGACTAACTAAGATAGAGTTTGAAGGTCCTGAGATAGCTATATACTTGAGAGACGTGAAGAGTGTTTTAGAGAAAGAAGAACTGATTAAGTCTATAGCGAAAATCATAAAGAAGAGGGTAGTAGTCAGGGTTGATGAGTCTTCACGTAAAGACTTTAGTGATGCTCTGGAAATAATACTTAATGAAGTGCCGCCCGACCTAGGCTTAACCAAGGAAGACGTGACTTTCGACGAGGTCTTGGGGGAAGTCATAATCAAGACTACTAACCCAACAGCTTTCTTCAAAGATAAGCGCCAGCTATATAACAAGATATTCATGGAGACTGGGTGGAGGCCCCGCATACTCAGGAAGCCGCCGCTAAGGTCTTCGATTCTGGAGTCGACGGTGAAGTACTTAATATCGCAGTCAGAAGCTAGGAGGAAGATACTCAGGAGTGTTGGTGATAGGATACATAGAGACACTTTATTTAAAGACCCGTACGTGAGGATAACTGCTTTAGGAGGTTTTCAGGAGGTAGGGCGTTCATCGATACTTCTCGAGACACAGGAGTCTAAGATATTACTAGACTTCGGGTATAATCCCTCCGCACCAACACTTAAGCAGTCTATGCCTAGGCTAGACGTAGCTAACATACCTGTAGAAGATATTGACGCTGTAGTAGTTACTCACGCGCACTTAGATCACTGCGGTTTAGTACCGCTACTCTTTAAGTTTGGTTATGAGGGGCCTGTGTACGCTACTGAAGCTACTAGAGACTTGATGATCTTGCTTCAGCTAGACTTGCTCGACATATCTAAGCGTGAGGGCAAGCCACTACCCTTCGACTTGCAAGACGTTCATAAGGCGCTACTGCATACAGTGACTCTGAAGTACGGTGAAGTCACTGACATAGCTCCTGACGTGAGACTCACTTTTTATAGGGCTGGGCACATACTCGGTTCAGCTATTGCGCACCTACACATAGGTGTGGGTCTGCACAACATAGTCTACACTAGTGATTTCAAGTACGGGAAGACTAGACTACTTGATGAAGCACACACAGAGTTCCCGAGAGTCGATACTCTCTTGATGGAGTCTACTTACGGGAACGCCACGCAGTTGCCTAGAGATGAGGCGGAGGCTAAGTTCGTGGACGTGATTAACAGGACTCTCCAGAGGAAGGGTAAGGTACTCATACCTACTCTCGCGGTTGGTAGAGCTCAGGAAGTGCTGGCTATCCTGGCGACAGCTATGGACGAGGGTAAGATACCTGAGACACCAGTGTATGTGGAGGGCATGATAAATGAGGTGACAGCTATACACACGGCCTACCCAGACTTGCTATCAAGCGAGATACGCAACCTGATAAATGAGGGTAGGAATCCCTTCCTCCATAAAGCATTCAAGGTTGTTGAGCCTGGGAAGGCTAGAGTAGAGATAGTAGATTCTGACGAGCCAGCCGTAATACTAGCTACGTCAGGCATGCTCACAGGCGGTCCTGCAGTAGAGTACTTCAAGATCATGGCTTCAGACCCTAAGAACACTATACTATTCGTTAATTACCAGGTTGAGGGTACTCTAGGGCGTAAAGTTAAAGACGGTGTTAAGAACGTGAATCTAGTAGTAGAAGACAAGCTAGAGACTATAACTATAAACATGGAGGTAGAAGCTATAGAAGGATTTTCCGGGCATTCAGACCAGAATCAGCTACTCGCTTATCTAGAGAGCTTAACTCCTAAGCCGAAGAAGATAATACTGAATCACGGCGAGCCTGAAGCTACTAACAAGCTCTACAGCCTCATAGAAGAACGCAAGAAGAAGAACAGGTCTCTCATCCCGGCAACTACGGAAGTTTATAAGCCTAGAGTACTCGACTCGCTAGCGCTAGTTGTTTGAGTGACTCAGTATTTAATATTTTTGAATTCTATTATAACAAGGTGATTTAAGACGTACACAGAATATAGAGGGAAGTATTACCGCGTACTCCACCCGAGATTCACGATAGTATTAGGTACTCTCTGCAGGGATAACAGAGTCAACTTCATGCCTGCAAGCTGGAACACGCCAATCAGTGAGGAACCACCTACAGTAGGTGTTGTGGTAGATAGAGAAACGTTCACTAACGAATGCTTAGAAAGCTTAGGTGAAGCGACTATCAACGTACCTAGCGACACGCAACTACAGCTAGTCTACAACATAGGCTCAGTATCAGGCAGGAACGTAGATAAAGTCACCAAATTCTCTCTAGAACTAGTGCCGAGCACGCGGATTAGGCCGCCAGGACTCAAGGGCTCTATAGCGATACTAGAGAGTAGAGTTCACGAGAAAGTCCCCGTAGGCGAGGTAAACTTCTACATATTCGAAATACTCTTAGTTAAAGTCTTAGAAGGCTTAGCTGATGAATGGAGCATAGACTTCAACAAAACCAACGTGCTACTACACGGAGCTGGCAGAGTCTTCCATAAAGTCACGCCCACCAAAATCTTCGCAAAGAAACCCTAAAACAAACCTCTGCTAGAACCTCACACCTAGCCTACTACTTCAGCATGAAAAGTAAGTAAAGAGGGGAGGCTGACACCACAAGTCTTAATGATTGGAGAAGAGTCAAGAGATCTCATCAAGTCAATAACGATCCAAGTTAACGCTTTTATGGCTAGGTGCTTTAGTCGTGAGTAACTTATGTGAAGGTTTGGATAATGTGGTGGACCGGCCGGGATTTGAACCCGGGGCCTCTCGGATGCCAACCGAGCGCTCTTCCAGGCTGAGCTACCGGCCCATTAATCTAGAATTATTTAATCCTTTTAAATCTTTATCTTATGCGGGTTGTGTTAGGGTGTTTTCTTGTGTGTTTGGTTTATGTAGTGAGTATTTTGTGTCTGGTTTCTAGATATTTTGTGTTGATGCCTAGGTCTAGGTGCTTCATCCAAGGTGGGTCTTTCCACCCTTCCTTGATATATCGTAGTTCGTCTGTTCTTAGTTCTCTAATTAATTTCTTTAGGTTGCCTAGAGTTACTCCCTTGACTCCTAATTCTATTATTAAGTCTGAGGTTCTTGCGTCTCCAAGTCCTATTACTGCTTGAGTGAATAGCCAGTCAGTACTGTAGGTCTCGACTTCCACGTACTTGCTACTCAGGTTTTTCTGGAATAATGTGAGGTTGTTTTCTTTTTGTTTGATGTGTTGTGGGGGGAGGTACTGGAAGGGAGTCCACGGTTTCGGGACTAATAAGTTAATGCTTAACCTGAAGAATTTAGGCGGTATCTTAACCCCAGCTCTAAGAACTTCTTGAATCAGCTTCTTGACAGCACTTACGCTGACCCCCACATCTTCTTTAGGGAAGCCAGTCATGAGGTATAGCTTAACGTGCCTGAAGCCTGCTCGAACTGAGTAGATTAGTAATTCTTTAAGAGCCTCTACATCAAAACACTTGCCTAGAGGACACGAGATTTCAGGGACTAGGATTTCAGGAGCTATAGTCAGGGTTTTCTGACCCCCGCGAGCAATCAACTCTACACGCTTAGTAGTTAAGTAGTCAGGTCTTAAAGAAGGCACGCTAAACTCTACACCCTCAGACACTAGCTTCTCAAGCAGTTCTTCAGCGTACGGCACGTCAAAAAACGATAGTGAGTAGAAAATTACTCTCTTTGCCGGGGAAGTCTCAAGACCTTCTGACACGATGTCTTCTATTCTTCTTAAAGACCTGTACCTGAAAGGAGCTGACACGTGACCTTCTAAACAAAAAGCACAGAATCTCCTGCAACCCCTAGAAACCTCTATCCTAAGTCCCTGACCGTACACGGGCTCCTCATCTAGTGGGTGGTGCTGTGTAGTAGGGAAGAAAACACTGTCTAGGTCTTCAGCTACTGCCTTCTTCTTGACGCCCTCAGGAGGGAAAGTCACTATGTTTTCTTCTTCTCTCAACTTACTTAACGAGTCTGAATACCCGAGCAAGTCAATCAGCTTGTCTAGCAGGGGTTCTGCCTCACCTATGACGACAGCATCAGCTATCTTAGATAGTGGGAGCGGGTTTGAAGTAGGTGATAAGCCCCCGACGATGATCAGGGGCTTAGTTCCTGCTCTTCTCGGGAGCATTCCTAACCCGGCCAAGACCCTAGCTAAGTAGGGGTAGTCAAGCTCGAAAGACGCTGATACGAGTAAAACATCAAGATTATTAAGACTTAAACAAGCGTCAAGTGCTTCAACGACGTCTTCTTTATAGTCGTACACGTACCTGAACGCCAAGACTCCCTCAAGACTATTAAGGTAGTAGTAAGCTAACTGCATGAATAAAGAACTTACAGCAGCCGTGTAAGGCATGGGAACTAGAATACCTACTCTCATGTCTGAAGGACGGCCCTTCTTCAACACTCTCCCTAATTCTTTCCTAGGCTTACAAACAAACCCTACTAGCGGTAACATCCTAAACCGCACTATAATAGAAACCAACAATTTTAAGCTACTAACTCATCCACGCTACTTAATCGACCCACCCTCTTAAGGGGCGTGGGGTAGTGTCGGAGGCTAGGAGAGAACATCAAAGAATAACTAGCTTTTCTTTGCTAGTATTTCTAAGCATTTCTTCCATATCTTGTCGCCAGCGTAGTGGATGTTTTTTATTGCTTTTCCTTTACGTATACTCATTATCTCATCGCAACTCATCAGAGCTTTACCTATACAGAGTGGTGTTTCTTTCTTGGGGTTCCAGACAGTTACTAGAGCTTCTTTCTGAAAACCTGAACACTCTGTTATTCCTGGTGACATGACGTCAGCGCCGTTTAGTAAGTGCTTGACTGCACCCTCATCAACTACCGCGTATTGGGTGCTCTCGATCCCCGCCATCTTCACCAAGACTAGTGTTGGTGTCTTAATGTCCTCACCTACCTGTATGAAGGCCGGCAACCCGTTGAGGATTACTAGACTGACTTCCTGCTTACCAACACTCTCTAACTCTGTTATGAAGCCTGACTCCAGCTCACCTAACACCGCCACAAGCTTAGGGAATTGTGAGGTCACGTACTCCTCAATCTTCTTAAGTTCTTTCTTCCTCAGAGGATAACTACTCATTTCCCAGCCCGACCTAAATTAAGGCGCTTAGAAATATTTAAAGCCAACACTATATAGTTTTAGTAGTTAAGACTACGGGTGTTTGAGATGAGTGACGCGGCTCAACGATTGCTGAGTGAAAACCTCGGTAAGCTAATACTAGTCAAGCTACGCGGCAACAAGTTACTTAGGGGAGTCTTAAGAAGCTTTGACCAGCACCTAAACATAGTTCTTGAAGACGCTGAAGAAATTCTCGAGAATAACTCGAGGAAGTTAGGGGTAGTAGTGATTAGAGGAGAGAACATAATATTCATGTCGCCCGTGTAAGCAGGTGATTAGATAATGAAAGGAACTCCCTCCATGGGTAAACGGAGTAAGGGCAAGACACACATTAGGTGTAGGAGGTGCGGGAGGCACTCCTACAACGTAGCTAAGGGGTACTGCGCCGCGTGCGGTTTCGGCGCTACTAAACGTATTAGGAGGTATTCTTGGGCGAGCAAGAAAGTCAATAGAGTGAGGATTAAGTAGACGTAAGTAGAGTACTTAATATCACTAACGTAGTAATTATTTTAGACTCTGGTTTAGAGAGGTGTGTGTAAGAGAAATGGGTCTCAAGAAAATAGTCTTAGACGTGCTTAAACCTATAAGAGAGCCGACGCTAGTCACACTAGCTAAAAACCTCTCGAGAGTTAGCGGTGTTAAGGAAGTCTCTATAGTAGTTAGTGAGATGGACGTGGAGACAGTAACTTTAGTAATCACTATCAACGGCAACAACATAGACTATGACGAGGTAGAAAACACTCTGAGAGAGTTGGGTGTCGCTCTCCACAGCGTAGATGAGGTAGTATTCGAGTCTGAAGTTGCTGGAGGGACTGAGGAAGTAGAGGAAGGTTAAGAAGCCTCAGCGATTTTAGGTGATGCTTGGGCGTGGATGCTTCACTCATCTTCTTAATCGCTGCTAGTCAGTGGATTACGCTATTCTTGACTAGATACGGCATCCCGAGTATTCCAGTCTACGTGGTGTTGGGGGCTCTCTACGCTAGCTTCTCGAGCGCGAGTCAAGCAAGCACTCCCTTACTGAGTATGGCTCTACTCTTCCTGTTTTTCTATGCAGGAATGAACGTCGACTTAGATTCTGTTAGGAGGAGGCTGAGAGACGCGCTAGTCTTGACACTTCTTAACGTATCGTTGACTGTCACGTTAGTGTCTCTACTTCTCGTAGGTTTAAATGTTGGTTTGCTCGCTTCTCTAGTGGTTGGGGTAGCACTAGCTAACACCGCGACTGAGATTGTTGTGGTAGTGCTTCAAGAGTCTAGAGTTGATTTGCTTGCTGTGCGGAACTTGATTATAGCGGCTTCCTTCGTTGACGACTTACTGCTAGTGTTTCTGGTCGCGTTAGTTCAGAGTGCTGTTTTTATGGCTCCGGCGACCGCAAGTGTTAATGTCGTGTTGCTTAATATGGTTCTCTTAGGAGTTCCTTTCATAATATCATACGCTTCTTTCAAGTCTGTGAGCAGGATGTCTTGGAGTGAGTTCGTCGTCTTCGCTTCAGCTTTAGTGTTTACTTTAAGTTTCTTGACTCGCTGGCTAGGTATTTCCGAGTATATGGGTGTTTACGTAGCTGGATTAACTCTGAGTGTTTTTAAGCTAAAGAGAGACCCGACACTAACCTACTCAACAAAACTTTCTAGCTTGCTAGAACACTTAACTACTTACATGAAGTTTTTCGTGTATCCTCTCTTCTTCGTTGTTTTAGGTACTCTATTAAGTATTACTTCATTCTTTAACTTCACTACGTTATTACTGTTGCTCGCTGCTTTCTTGGGCAAGCTTCTCGGCTTCATAATATATAGTCTAGTGTTTAGTGAGCTTAGTCTTAGTGAGTCTTTCTTGGGGGGACTAATAATGAATTCTAGGGGGTCTATAGAGTCAGCACTTACTCTGACCGCATATCTTAACGGGTTAATAGACTTGAGTCTTTTTCAAGGCGCTCTAGCTGTCGTGGTATTATCTTCTATATTAGTGCCTTTCATAATTAGGATGATAATTATTAAGAAGTTTATTTATTAGTAGTGCTTATTAACTCGTATTGGTCTCTATTTGAGGGACCACTGCTTCCTATGGAGTGAGTAGAGTTGAGTAGCAATACGAGAGATATAGTGGCTGAGACGCTAGTCAAGTCTGAGAAGACTGTTTTCATGAATAGAGAAGTCCTTAGGTCTGATTACGTGCCGGAGTACTTGCCACATAGGGAGGAGCAGATTAGGAAGCTGACTGAAGTACTCTCGCCTCTGCTGAGGGGTGAGAGACCTAGTAACGTGTTTATTTACGGCTTAACAGGGACTGGCAAGACAGCAGTAGTCAAGTATATCTTGAAGAAGATCAGTGATTACGCTAAGAAAGTAGGTAATGACAGGTTCGTGCCAGTCTACATAAACTGCAGACACGAAAACACTACCTACAGAGTCTTGTCAACACTGGTTGAGTCTTTAGGTGGTAAAGTTCCTTTCACGGGGCTTTCTACGGCGGAGGTCTTCCGTAGGCTGAAGACAAGGATAGGTTCGGCCGGCAAGATAGTAGTTATCGTTCTCGACGAGGTCGACGCTCTAGTAAAGAGAGCTGGTGATGAGATTCTCTACAGGCTGACTAGGATTAACGAGGAGCTTGAGAAGGGGAAAGTCTCGGTTATCGGGATAACTAACGACGTCCGCTTCAGAGACAGCCTAGACCCTAGAGTAAGGTCTAGCTTGAGTGAGGAGGAGATACTGTTCCCTCCCTACGACGCAATACAGTTATCAGACATACTGAGAGATAGAGCTTCGAAAGCGTTTAGGCAGGGAGTCATTAGTGAGGGAGTGATAGAGTACTGTGCTTCTATAGCAGCTAAAGAACATGGAGACGCTAGGAGAGCTCTCGACTTACTCAGGATAGCTGGTGAGGTTGCGGATAGGTTAGGTGATGATCACGTCAAGATAGAGCACGTGAAGATGGCTAGAGAAGAACTAGAAAACGACATGGTCTCGGCAGTAGTTCAGACACTGCCGCAACACAGTAAGCTAGTCTTACTAGCTACCGCCTTAGCTGGAGGAAAACTCAACAGTACTGGAGACCTCTACATGAAGTACCGAGAAATAGCTAAGTCGCTAGGGCTTGAGCCAGTAACTCAGCGTAGAGTCTCAGACATAATTAGTGAGTTAGAGATGGCCGGCCTATTCATAGCTAAGGTAGTTAACAGAGGGAGGTACGGGAAGACTAAAGAGATAGAGCTAGCCGTAGACCGCAACATAATACTCAAGACACTTAAAGACGACGTAAAACTACTGAGTAAGTAAGTTCTCGTCGCTAGTTGATTAAGCAATGACTAACACACTAACTATAGGAATAGACGACGGTTACTTCACTCAAGAATTTAAGGAGTTGAGACTCAAGACTCTCTTAGTAGGTGTTTTATGCGCGGGTAAGAAGCCCAAGAGTGTTAAGATGACTACGGTAGTCGTAGACGGCTCAGACGGCACTTCCAGAGCTCTTGAAATTATTGAGGAGTTTATGAGAGACTTCACCACGAGCATCAACGCTGTTTTCTTAGACGGGGTCACTGTAGCCGGCTTCAACTTCATAGACCCGGAAGAAATCAACGCTAAGACGGGAATACCTGTCGTAGTGTTGTTTAAGACTAAGCTGAAGCTAGAGAAGGTGAAGACTGCACTAGTTAAGCACTTCAGTGATTGGAGAGATAGGTATGAAGTAATAGAACGCAATTACGGGAGGGCGCAGGAGGTAGTGACGCGCAGGAAGAACTTAAGGGTTTCTTCGTACGGGCTCGACTTAAGCGAGGTCTCTAAGCTAGTGTCGCTTCTTCAACACGTTTCCGCGGTGCCGGAACCTCTGAGGTTAGCAGACATGATAGCTTCGGGATTGACTAAGAACACGTGCCTCCTAAATATTTTGAGGTAGTTGTTTTCTCGGTTCTCGAACAAACCTTATATTCCCTTAACTGTTTTTGGTATGGTGTGTGAGGTATTGGATACTCAGCCTCTAGAAGAGTTACGTCAGGTTTTGTTTGGGGAAGTCTTAGAGAGACTCCCTACGTTTTGTCTTGAGAGGTGGCAGAGCCTACATGAAACTAGTGCTAAGGTGTTGCTCAGTGATAGCGGTGTTCACCCACTAACTCTATTTGAGTTGCTAGATTACGGGCTGAGTTTAGACCGGTTATCTAGTGCTGAGTTGGGGTATGGGTGGACTAAAGGCTCTCCGAAGCTTAGGGAAAAGATTTCCGAGATTTACGGCGGGGTTGTAGGACCTAACAATATCGTCGTGACTAACGGCTCTGCCGAGGCTAACTTAGTGACTGTAGTTGCTACTGTGAAGGCAGGTGATTTAGTGTTAGTTGATACTCCTAACTACATGCAGGTGCCCGGACTGCTT
This genomic interval carries:
- a CDS encoding beta-CASP ribonuclease aCPSF1; this translates as MALIDKVRLKILEEIYKNIPPEAGLTKIEFEGPEIAIYLRDVKSVLEKEELIKSIAKIIKKRVVVRVDESSRKDFSDALEIILNEVPPDLGLTKEDVTFDEVLGEVIIKTTNPTAFFKDKRQLYNKIFMETGWRPRILRKPPLRSSILESTVKYLISQSEARRKILRSVGDRIHRDTLFKDPYVRITALGGFQEVGRSSILLETQESKILLDFGYNPSAPTLKQSMPRLDVANIPVEDIDAVVVTHAHLDHCGLVPLLFKFGYEGPVYATEATRDLMILLQLDLLDISKREGKPLPFDLQDVHKALLHTVTLKYGEVTDIAPDVRLTFYRAGHILGSAIAHLHIGVGLHNIVYTSDFKYGKTRLLDEAHTEFPRVDTLLMESTYGNATQLPRDEAEAKFVDVINRTLQRKGKVLIPTLAVGRAQEVLAILATAMDEGKIPETPVYVEGMINEVTAIHTAYPDLLSSEIRNLINEGRNPFLHKAFKVVEPGKARVEIVDSDEPAVILATSGMLTGGPAVEYFKIMASDPKNTILFVNYQVEGTLGRKVKDGVKNVNLVVEDKLETITINMEVEAIEGFSGHSDQNQLLAYLESLTPKPKKIILNHGEPEATNKLYSLIEERKKKNRSLIPATTEVYKPRVLDSLALVV
- a CDS encoding flavin reductase family protein; the protein is MVLGTLCRDNRVNFMPASWNTPISEEPPTVGVVVDRETFTNECLESLGEATINVPSDTQLQLVYNIGSVSGRNVDKVTKFSLELVPSTRIRPPGLKGSIAILESRVHEKVPVGEVNFYIFEILLVKVLEGLADEWSIDFNKTNVLLHGAGRVFHKVTPTKIFAKKP
- a CDS encoding radical SAM protein encodes the protein MLPLVGFVCKPRKELGRVLKKGRPSDMRVGILVPMPYTAAVSSLFMQLAYYYLNSLEGVLAFRYVYDYKEDVVEALDACLSLNNLDVLLVSASFELDYPYLARVLAGLGMLPRRAGTKPLIIVGGLSPTSNPLPLSKIADAVVIGEAEPLLDKLIDLLGYSDSLSKLREEENIVTFPPEGVKKKAVAEDLDSVFFPTTQHHPLDEEPVYGQGLRIEVSRGCRRFCAFCLEGHVSAPFRYRSLRRIEDIVSEGLETSPAKRVIFYSLSFFDVPYAEELLEKLVSEGVEFSVPSLRPDYLTTKRVELIARGGQKTLTIAPEILVPEISCPLGKCFDVEALKELLIYSVRAGFRHVKLYLMTGFPKEDVGVSVSAVKKLIQEVLRAGVKIPPKFFRLSINLLVPKPWTPFQYLPPQHIKQKENNLTLFQKNLSSKYVEVETYSTDWLFTQAVIGLGDARTSDLIIELGVKGVTLGNLKKLIRELRTDELRYIKEGWKDPPWMKHLDLGINTKYLETRHKILTT
- a CDS encoding PUA domain-containing protein, with translation MSSYPLRKKELKKIEEYVTSQFPKLVAVLGELESGFITELESVGKQEVSLVILNGLPAFIQVGEDIKTPTLVLVKMAGIESTQYAVVDEGAVKHLLNGADVMSPGITECSGFQKEALVTVWNPKKETPLCIGKALMSCDEIMSIRKGKAIKNIHYAGDKIWKKCLEILAKKS
- a CDS encoding LSm family protein, translating into MSDAAQRLLSENLGKLILVKLRGNKLLRGVLRSFDQHLNIVLEDAEEILENNSRKLGVVVIRGENIIFMSPV
- a CDS encoding 50S ribosomal protein L37e, whose product is MMKGTPSMGKRSKGKTHIRCRRCGRHSYNVAKGYCAACGFGATKRIRRYSWASKKVNRVRIK
- a CDS encoding DUF211 domain-containing protein, with product MGLKKIVLDVLKPIREPTLVTLAKNLSRVSGVKEVSIVVSEMDVETVTLVITINGNNIDYDEVENTLRELGVALHSVDEVVFESEVAGGTEEVEEG
- a CDS encoding cation:proton antiporter, encoding MDASLIFLIAASQWITLFLTRYGIPSIPVYVVLGALYASFSSASQASTPLLSMALLFLFFYAGMNVDLDSVRRRLRDALVLTLLNVSLTVTLVSLLLVGLNVGLLASLVVGVALANTATEIVVVVLQESRVDLLAVRNLIIAASFVDDLLLVFLVALVQSAVFMAPATASVNVVLLNMVLLGVPFIISYASFKSVSRMSWSEFVVFASALVFTLSFLTRWLGISEYMGVYVAGLTLSVFKLKRDPTLTYSTKLSSLLEHLTTYMKFFVYPLFFVVLGTLLSITSFFNFTTLLLLLAAFLGKLLGFIIYSLVFSELSLSESFLGGLIMNSRGSIESALTLTAYLNGLIDLSLFQGALAVVVLSSILVPFIIRMIIIKKFIY
- a CDS encoding orc1/cdc6 family replication initiation protein, whose amino-acid sequence is MNREVLRSDYVPEYLPHREEQIRKLTEVLSPLLRGERPSNVFIYGLTGTGKTAVVKYILKKISDYAKKVGNDRFVPVYINCRHENTTYRVLSTLVESLGGKVPFTGLSTAEVFRRLKTRIGSAGKIVVIVLDEVDALVKRAGDEILYRLTRINEELEKGKVSVIGITNDVRFRDSLDPRVRSSLSEEEILFPPYDAIQLSDILRDRASKAFRQGVISEGVIEYCASIAAKEHGDARRALDLLRIAGEVADRLGDDHVKIEHVKMAREELENDMVSAVVQTLPQHSKLVLLATALAGGKLNSTGDLYMKYREIAKSLGLEPVTQRRVSDIISELEMAGLFIAKVVNRGRYGKTKEIELAVDRNIILKTLKDDVKLLSK
- a CDS encoding DUF99 family protein; translation: MTNTLTIGIDDGYFTQEFKELRLKTLLVGVLCAGKKPKSVKMTTVVVDGSDGTSRALEIIEEFMRDFTTSINAVFLDGVTVAGFNFIDPEEINAKTGIPVVVLFKTKLKLEKVKTALVKHFSDWRDRYEVIERNYGRAQEVVTRRKNLRVSSYGLDLSEVSKLVSLLQHVSAVPEPLRLADMIASGLTKNTCLLNILR